Proteins encoded in a region of the Rutidosis leptorrhynchoides isolate AG116_Rl617_1_P2 chromosome 9, CSIRO_AGI_Rlap_v1, whole genome shotgun sequence genome:
- the LOC139866005 gene encoding putative pentatricopeptide repeat-containing protein At5g52630 yields the protein MVWSTIYCSNIQNQNTQIGQMETDPRRIHADVIKRNAFNISEYRFHLNNLINHYFKSNLVADAINVFHQIPSPNVVSWTSLISGHSNTLPALTHFISMLRHPTLPNQRTLAIVLKTCASLSSLSFGVQLHSLCIKLSLASEPYSGSALIHFYSKTKLPNSARKVFDEMPQRDAVCFSSVIVGLAQNSKPIDALCYFSEMLASGFGSTVYSVSAALRACAELAGLEQCSMVHAHAVVTGLDLNVIVGTALVDGYGKCGMVNEARLVFDEHPSVMNLIGWNAMMSSYAQQGDKDSVLELFSMMELHGLVPDGYSFLSVMTAFCNAGLADETYEWFKKMELEYKFEPWIEHYTCLVDALGRSGRLNEAKEIALTMKKYSPDAAMWRALLSTSAHHANIELTREMSLRLQELDPQDDSAYVIAANAFSGVGKMDEVQVLRNLMRERRVKKEGGLSWIEHHGQVHVFLAGDRQHEKTEEIYLKLSELKEKVLKLGYVPVLDEMLHEVGQGEKKEALWYHSERLALAYGLVADVAPRGKALRIVKNLRICKDCHEAFKYISRVVEREIIVRDVNRYHRFSNGGCNCGDYW from the coding sequence ATGGTCTGGTCCACTATATATTGCTCCAACATTCAAAACCAAAATACCCAAATCGGACAAATGGAAACGGATCCCCGGCGAATACACGCTGACGTAATCAAACGCAACGCCTTTAACATCTCAGAATACCGTTTTCATCTCAACAATCTCATAAACCATTACTTCAAATCTAACCTCGTTGCTGACGCCATCAATGTGTTCCACCAAATCCCATCACCAAACGTCGTTTCATGGACGTCACTCATCTCCGGTCACTCCAACACCCTTCCCGCCCTCACCCACTTCATCTCCATGCTCCGTCACCCCACCCTTCCTAACCAGCGCACGTTAGCCATTGTTCTCAAAACATGCGCTTCTTTGTCTTCATTATCTTTTGGTGTCCAGCTTCATAGTCTTTGTATCAAGCTTTCTCTTGCTTCTGAACCATATTCCGGGTCTGCCCTTATTCACTTCTACTCAAAAACTAAGCTTCCCAACAGCGCCCGGAAGGTGTTCGACGAAATGCCTCAAAGAGATGCGGTTTGtttttcgtcagttattgttgggcTTGCGCAGAACTCCAAGCCTATTGATGCTTTGTGTTATTTTTCTGAGATGTTAGCTTCTGGTTTTGGGTCTACTGTGTATAGCGTTTCTGCAGCGTTACGTGCTTGTGCTGAGCTAGCTGGGTTAGAACAATGTAGTATGGTTCATGCTCATGCGGTTGTTACGGGGCTTGATTTGAATGTCATTGTGGGGACCGCGTTGGTAGACGGGTATGGTAAATGTGGGATGGTGAATGAGGCACGTCTGGTGTTTGACGAACATCCGTCGGTTATGAATCTTATAGGGTGGAATGCAATGATGTCAAGCTATGCTCAACAAGGGGATAAAGATTCGGTTTTGGAACTGTTTTCAATGATGGAGTTACATGGTCTTGTACCTGATGGATATAGTTTTCTGTCTGTCATGACAGCTTTTTGTAATGCGGGTTTGGCTGATGAGACATATGAATGGTTTAAGAAGATGGAGTTAGAATATAAATTTGAACCATGGATTGAGCATTACACATGTTTGGTGGATGCATTAGGTAGATCTGGGAGGTTAAATGAAGCAAAAGAGATTGCTTTAACAATGAAAAAATATAGCCCCGATGCGGCAATGTGGCGAGCGTTGTTATCGACTAGTGCACATCATGCTAACATTGAATTGACCCGGGAAATGAGTCTTAGGTTACAAGAACTTGACCCGCAAGACGATTCGGCTTATGTGATTGCTGCAAATGCATTTTCAGGTGTGGGAAAAATGGATGAAGTGCAAGTGTTGAGGAATTTAATGAGAGAACGAAGGGTAAAAAAGGAAGGCGGGTTGAGTTGGATAGAACATCATGGGCAAGTTCATGTCTTTTTAGCAGGAGACCGACAACATGAAAAAACTGAGGAAATTTACTTAAAATTATCTGAGTTGAAAGAGAAGGTTTTGAAATTAGGGTATGTTCCTGTTTTGGATGAAATGTTGCATGAAGTAGGGCAAGGGGAGAAAAAGGAAGCACTTTGGTATCACAGTGAGAGATTGGCGTTAGCGTATGGATTGGTTGCTGATGTGGCGCCACGTGGAAAGGCGTTAAGGATTGTCAAGAATTTAAGGATTTGTAAAGATTGTCATGAGGCTTTTAAATATATTAGCCGAGTGGTGGAGAGGGAGATTATAGTTAGGGATGTTAATAGATACCATAGGTTTTCTAATGGAGGTTGTAATTGTGGAGATTATTGGTAA
- the LOC139868848 gene encoding NAC domain containing protein 52-like — protein sequence MASELTEAATVSNPHSYAGEKLFPPGFRFHPTDEELILYYLKRKTCGRSLKLDIISLIDVYKWHPNELPGLSKWKTGDRQWFYFAPSCRKYPNGGRSSRATKHGYWKATGKDRVITCKSRSVGLKKTLVYHEGRAPSGKRTDWVMHEYALIEDELKRCRNIEGFYVLCKVFKKSGLGPKNGEQYGAPFVEEEWEDDHNFLGLDEILAQNVNKLVNEPQLTSGTIVTVEEERQKSVIDVGPSQEVQAESDLVQPVTEPSVISFVEEVQQPLAIDDDFLELDDLIIPQDAYQNTQLPMLDDDLPFASFDGFDAFDFYEDPTTFSDINPFKSQSIQYPSYTSNVGFETENSGFHLYSNGNGTDAMNTEVQAGYDLSTQVPEVASSLPSRSEFASSLLEEYTLTPIRSYVL from the exons ATGGCTTCTGAGTTGACAGAAGCGGCGACTGTTTCCAATCCACATTCTTACGCCGGAGAAAAACTGTTCCCGCCAGGTTTCCGGTTTCATCCGACGGATGAAGAACTCATTCTGTATTATCTTAAACGAAAAACCTGCGGCCGATCTCTGAAACTTGATATCATTTCCCTAATTGATGTTTATAAATGGCACCCTAACGAATTGCCAG GTCTATCTAAATGGAAAACTGGTGACAGGCAATGGTTCTACTTTGCCCCAAGCTGTCGAAAGTATCCCAACGGAGGAAGATCTAGCAGGGCAACTAAGCACGGTTACTGGAAAGCAACTGGAAAGGATCGTGTTATAACGTGCAAATCTCGCTCTGTTGGTTTAAAGAAAACTCTCGTTTATCACGAAGGCCGCGCACCTTCTGGTAAACGTACTGATTGGGTGATGCATGAGTATGCCCTGATCGAAGATGAGCTCAAGAGATGCAGAAACATAGAAGGTTTTTACGTCTTGTGCAAAGTGTTTAAAAAAAGCGGGCTGGGACCCAAAAACGGTGAGCAGTATGGTGCTCCTTTTGTAGAAGAAGAGTGGGAAGACGATCATAACTTTCTAGGTCTTGACGAGATTTTAGCGCAGAACGTTAATAAGTTGGTGAATGAGCCTCAATTAACAAGTGGTACTATTGTTACTGTTGAGGAAGAAAGACAAAAGAGTGTGATAGATGTGGGCCCGAGCCAAGAGGTGCAGGCTGAGTCCGATTTGGTTCAGCCGGTAACCGAACCATCTGTGATTAGTTTTGTGGAGGAGGTTCAGCAGCCGTTGGCGATCGATGATGATTTTCTTGAATTGGATGACTTAATTATTCCACAAGATGCTTACCAAAACACTCAATTGCCCATGTTGGATGATGATCTGCCATTTGCTTCTTTTGACGGTTTTGATGCGTTTGATTTCTATGAGGATCCAACCACATTCAGTGATATTAACCCGTTTAAGAGTCAATCAATTCAATACCCGTCTTATACAAGTAATGTTGGTTTTGAAACTGAAAACTCTGGTTTTCATTTGTACTCAAATGGTAATGGAACTGATGCTATGAACACTGAGGTTCAAGCGGGTTATGACCTCTCGACTCAAGTACCTGAAGTCGCCAGTTCTTTGCCTTCACGTTCTGAATTTGCTTCAAGTTTATTGGAGGAATACACATTGACACCTATAAGAAGTTATGTTTTATAG